The Pongo abelii isolate AG06213 chromosome 3, NHGRI_mPonAbe1-v2.0_pri, whole genome shotgun sequence DNA window TTGAGTAATATCATACAAgggataaaataaaacttttacaaTGTGAAATTCAACGTACATTTTAGGCTATTTACATACCTCAAaccaagggaaaaataaaaagaaagcatttgcTTGCAActacatttgctgagaagtgtaaATGGAGGACATTAAGCAAAACAAATATTTgcatagccaaaacaatattGAGAAAAGTATTCCAGTGAGGGTGGGggtgaaaacaaagaacaaaaattattgGCTGTACTTTGCAGTATGCACTGATTTCAGGTCATTTTTCCTTCCAAAACCTTTCTTAGAAACATTCAGACTTTTATTTCATTACTGTATTTTTATCACTTTCCTTATTATAAACTCATGATATTTAGGGAATAGACACAGACGGaatgttataaaaatgttataagcACATGCCATCATAGTTGTGTAGTGGCAACAGctgatttataaaatttaaagattttaatttcaaaaatatctatTGAGTTTTATATTTGGAggacaatttttactttttaatgaagcAGAAGCCATTTTCATTTATAGTATTAAATCCCCCACAGAAACAAATAAGCAAGGCAGGGCATCTCCAGCACCCATCCTATCATCCTTATCCTAACTCAAAGTCATTTATGTTCTATTccaaaacataatttatataaaaacatcCCGAGGAATACTTACTTTTGAAAATCGTATTTTTCCAATAGGTTCTCTTCCTACCAATTGCTTCAAGTGTATATAGTATGGATATGAAAACAGTTAGCTCTTTGAAAAACATAAATCCCTTATGCAATGTCATATCTTCGCCCTTAGGACACAAGGTGCAATtttgtaaaaacaataaaattaaataaatacaatttcaaTAATTCAAAGTTAATAGAAAAACTGGCAGCTTTCAGGGttctctttctaaagaaaaatacatgtaataGAAATTAGAGCTTCATCCTCTACAGTAATGTAAATGTACTGTATTTGAGATATGAGTAAAGTTGGTTCTAATAATATTATGTGTTCATATTTATTAATAGACTCATTAACACTTTTAAGGCTACTTTGCAAGAGTCCTATTAAGTGTATTTAATAAATGTCCCATAGGGACAAGAATTCAATACTTGAAACATTCACATTTGAGTTATTAATATTGCCATGTCACCTTAATATCAATTGAACTTATCAACTTATCTCGTAGTCCTCACTATGACTTATAGATGACAGACAAAATGAGTTTtgctgactttaaaaaataaaagcaagaaaagcCTTACAATAAGATTCAAGTGAAACATTTATCATAATTATACATTTACATTTCCACGAACAATGTATCACATGTGTCCTTCATATATGAAGATGACATTACTGACCTTTGTTATTAGGACATATTCTAAAGATTTTGTTCTAGAAGTAGCAATGGTTTTGTGCTGAATCTCCAAATTCTCTTTCCTCATTCCTCCTTATCAACAATACATGAAAAGAACAGAATTTCTGGGTTCTATAAGATTAACAGGCCCATTCTAAGATCAAATCCACAACCTTGGCTTCTAAACTGTTATGACAACTTTTCCAGACATATAAACGACCCATCTAAGCTACAGCTCCACTGATCTAAGAGTAAGGAAACTAAGACTGTGGGTCACATGCTCATTTCAACCAATTTTACCTTCCTTGTCATGAATTTCTCTCTTAACCCTGGCATCCAGCCCTCCTGCATGCAAttgtacaaagaagaaaacaggaaagagtaTGAGGATAGAAAAGTGCAAATCCATCACTATcaagtaacaataaaaagtacACATGTGCTATGATTGACAGGTGAGTGGTGTCATCTGTGAAGGACAGCACATTTTATATTCATCCAGAATATTCATCCAACCAAACCATTAAAATTAATCCAATTGATTTTGAGTGGGGCTATTTTGGTCATGCAGCAATTTACAAAATAGAAACCACTAAGAGAGAAGCCagcaaaattaatttatttagccAGGAGGAAGAGGTCAGTTTAGTCAATGAATTATTCAGGGATCAAAAATCTACCCTTAGATAGACAGGTGCATTTCCCTCTGCACACACATGTGACTGAGGCATGGCTTTGTCCCTGAGAATTTTCATGCCTCAGGAATGATAGTCTGTCTTCTTAGAGGTGGAATGACAAagtgaatggaaggtgaaattgtaTCCCAGTGGATGAAATAGGACTTTGTTCTGCCTACAGACCGGTTGGTTGATTGTTCTGACATGTTTAGCGAGAGATGAGAAGAATCCTACTGGGAAAATCCAGATTTAAACTACTTAAAGCAGCTCCCTAAACTActatagaatattttttttttaactgccaagaaatcattttttcatttcaatgtgATATTTATACAGAAACTGATTTTTATCCAATGCTGAAGGTGTAGTGAACATAGAACAGTTGCAAGATTTGTTTTATTGAGCAACATCTTTAAAGATACAAGAAACAGGCCATACACTACAATGCAATGTGACTGAAACAGTATGTTTAAGTTTCTtttgccacaaaaagaaaaaaaaataaatacaaggaaCACTgccttttcatatatatttgatTATGGCACATGCACTTTTTTTAATCAAATCTTAACTTAAAATactcaaattttcttttcagcttttaTCAGGGAACTGCAGTAtgtatctgcatttttaaaaagtgcttattCCTGTGTAGTGAATACAAAGCacacaaaatgaaattttttaagcACAGAGGGTTACATTGAGAAGGCAGCCTTACTATTTAGGCACATTACAGTAATTAAGGTAACTGTACTGCAGAGATcacattcttcatttttattgttttttcagcAAATCAACAGGCATATGCTTCCATTCAGTAGCTGAAGAACCACTCCATCACAATGTCTTCTGTTTCACAGAATACGAAACTaatgcaaaagttaaaaaaaataattaatttctaCATTGTATTATATAGCTACAtatcattttaaaactttatataatacatttaccTCTATATATCTTTATCTATATATTTACCATGCAAAGCACAAAGCAGACTTAACTATTATTTAACTTATAAGCCACTTTTTAAATTCCACAAAATGTTTACCTTAATTCTggtgtttcatttttaatatgtatttatactttGCCTTTTAAACAGATATCATGAGAGTTGAAAGGGTGCACCATCAGAACTAATTATTCTAAAAACAAATTGCATTTGAGGACTGAATTAACTactttattcaaattatttttgaatgacATTTGACTGGTCACCCCTAGATTCACATTGAAGGCTGTTTATTATTAGAAGATATGAGGAATTTATCTATAATAGTGTTTCACCTATTATATccctaaaatatatttacaaagacagaagcagcaaaaaggaaagagtatatataattttgttagaGGAAGAAAAATCATTAAGCAAAGTGGGATAAATACAGCTGCAGTGTAAGCTAGGAAAGACCCCTAATAAAATCTTCAGATTTATCTCCAATATAGGAAATGTGCTTCTGAAAAactatctaaaatataaaacttacatACCTATTTTCCCACTAACATCCCCTATATCATTAATGAAGTATCCTTTGTCacagggaggagaaaaaaatatttttatttaacaaatatgacTATTTTATCTAGGTATAAAGTGCCCTAAATACCAATATTGCAAAAACATCTATTTACCATTTTTCATGTCTATGCCTTATGTGTGAAAACATTACTTGGAAgagtctcaagagatctgtcATCATAAAACTACCTTCTACTAAGTTTTTGACTTCTTTctgagtgaaaaggaatgaaattaatatttactaTCTACTATGTGCTACAGACATTATTGCACTCAAACCAAAAAGATGAGTTTGAAACAGCCTCTCCCTCTGACACCAccaaaattcttttaaaaggaGGACACAACTGAATAGGAAAGAATTCTTAATCTGGAATCCATAAGtagtatattcattcattcattagtacattcacttattcaacaaatttttacTGGGAAACTACCAAAGGTCCAAGCACTATTCCAAGTACATGAAATACAGTAGTGAACAGATAGAAAACCCTACCCTCATAAAGGTTGTATTTTTACttcagaggagaaaaataataaagaaaacatctGAAGTATTTTGAATAGTAAGTGCTTTGGATAACATACTGCAGGCAACGGGGAAAGGAGTgctagaggcaggagaattctgaTGTAAAGGGGTGATGAGGCAGGTCTGGCCCAGATGACATCTGAGTAGAGATTAACTGAGGGAATTGGCCTTGTGATCAGGGAAAAGAGCATTCCAAGTAGAGGGAactatacttttgttttttactcTTTATGTTGACAAAATATTACCTTTTATAATGGTGTTTCCTTTTTATAGTTGAAGCTAGGGTCAGAACCTTCAATCTGAAGCTTCAGAGCTTGTTTAAGGCTTAATTCTGTCTCTGAGGAAGGGTATCCCTCCAACACTTCCTGATGCCCTCTATCTTGCATTGTTCGTGGGACTGAAACCCTACCAAGAAAAACCTGGTTGCTCTGAAGATGATAATTTGGATTTGTCAttattccatttctcttcttctgTTCCCCACTTTGTTGGTGAATAAGAAACTGCTGTTGAGATCGACCAATTTCCTGCTGAGCTGAAGGTATCACAATTTTGCATTGAGATTCTGCTGGCATTTGTTTAGGTGGTGCAGCAGTCCCGGATTTGGCTATAGGTCCTCTTCTATCAAACTGAGTCATTTCATATTCTAAAACCTTTGGCTGTGAAGAATTACtttgtttcacttttttcccAGCTGATCCAGACTTGGCAGAATTTTCTGATTTCCCCCCTTTATTTGCTTTAGTTGACTTCAAACTGGGCTTTACTTGACTCCACTCAAATTCACTACTTGGTGAATTATGACTCTGTCCTAAGGACTGTGTTGTGGAAGATGGGGAAACAATTGACTGTCGACTTCTACTGCGTGGCAATGAATGCTGCTGAATTTGTTCTGTAAATGACAAGTTATGAAAGCTATCAATTGGCACTGTTTGAGCCGTTGCTGTAGATGAAGTAGTTCTCAAAGATGAATTTTTTGAGCTTTTCAGCGAATTATTTGACAGTGATGACTTCTGCCGGTCAACTGTAGAATCTGGAGATTCTGAAGGAGAACTAAAAGCATGAGCAGGCCCATTAGGTAAACCACGTAACGAAGGCTGCATATCCCCTCCACCAGTACTACCAGAGCTATTTGATTTAATTGTTAATGACTGCATTTTTGAAGACACTGACTGTAGAGGTTTTTGCTCCATTGTGTGAACAGGAGATGGGGAACAGCCATTCAAACTAGATGCAccatatttttctaataatttaattATCTGAGAATGTCCATTTTTGGCTGCAACACGCATAGCAGTGCGTCCAAATTGATCAGCATGGTTTGGATCAGCACCATGCTCTAATAAGACCTGCACAACATCAATGTGCCCTTCCTGGGCTGCAATACAGAGTGCAGTTGCACCTTGGTTACATGTATGGTCAACTACAGCACCATGCTCAATCAGAAGCTGAACCACTTTTACATGGCCCTGCCAGGCTGCAGACTGCAAAGCAGAGCGCTTTTCATTGTCTCCAGCATTGACGTCAGCATGATATGCTATCAGGACTTGCACCATTTCCATATGGCCTTGCCAACAAGACACATGAAGTGCTGTCCTTCCTTCAGCATCACTTGCTTCTACGTTTGCaccattttctaaaaaatattcggCCATTGTAAGCTGATTTTCTAAGGCCAAGATATAAAGTGTGGGCCGACCATCAGCATCTTTGCAGTTAACATCAGCACCATGGCTAAAAAGCAATTCAACAATGTCCCTGTGCCCTTCTAATGCAGCAACCCGCAGTGCGTTTCTTCCATCATAACCTCTTTGATCAATGTTCGATTTGTTTTCCAGTAATATTTGAACACAATCATAATGACCCTCTTGTGAAGCTAATATGAAAGGGATTCGTCCATCATTGTCAATCTCATTTGTTCTAGCACCTTGTTCAATAAGTGCTTCACATATTAATCTGTGCCCTTCAAAAGCTGCCATGTGCAAAGGTGTCCATCCAGCATCATCTCTGTGATTTTCATCTAACCCTCTATCCAGTAGAGTACGTACCACCTCAACATTTCCTTGTGCTGAAGCTATACTGAGGACTGTCCTACCTTCACTATCAATACTATCCACAGCTGCACCCCAAAACAAAAGTGTATTTACAACTGATGCATGACCCATAGAAGCTGCTGCTAAGAGGGGTGTACGACCATTGTTATCTGTGTGATCTACATCTGCCCCCCCTTCTAGAAGCAAGTCAACCACATCAACATGTCCTTCATAGGCAGCTACCAGCAGTGGAGTCATGCCATCTTTATCACAATGATCTACTTCAGCACCTCGATCAATTAAAAGGCTAACAACTGATGCGTGCCCTTTACTTGCAGGCACACAAAGTGCAGCTACAGAGAGTGCAGTCCTGCCATCAACATCCTCATGATTTACTTCTGCTCCATGGTCCAGCAGGTGTTCCACAATCTCTCTATGTCCCATGTATGCTGCTGCTATCAAAGCAGTTCTACCTTCATTATCAGCTTTGTTCACCTCAGCGCCATGTTGTAGCAAATTCAGTACAATATCCTCGTGTCCTCCCCATGCTGCTGCTCTCAAAGCTGTTCGGCTATCAGCATCTGCACAATCCACTTTTACGCCAGCATAAAGTAGTGCAGAAACTACCTCAGTATGGCCACCCCAAGCAGCAGATCTTAATGCTGTCCAACCATCTTGATCAGTATGATTAATATTTGCTCCACACCCAATCAAACAATTAACCACCTTGGTATGTCCTTGTCTAGCCGCTAGGGTAAGTGGTGTATGTCCATGAGCATCTTCTATCTCTAAATCTGCTCCCCTAGAGACAAGTAAATTGACTACATCAAGACTGCCACTATATGCGGCATTAGCCAATAATGTTCTCCCATTTGAATCACACTGATTTACTGAGGCTCCATTATCTAATAATGTCCGAATGGAATCCTCTCTTTCTAAGGCCTGTCGAACTATGCATGATGTGCGATCGTCTTCACTGTTGACATGAGCCCCAGCTTTAACCAATAACTGTAGCACTTCTTGTTCCTTTGGTATTAAAGTAGAAAGGGAATCTCTGACAGGTGTACCATTCCATATCATCCACAGAGCTAACTCCGCTGTCTCTAACTGTAAGTTTGAGTTAATTAAGTGCAATGCAAATTCTTGTGCTTCCAATGGTGTTAAATTCTTGGCTTGACAGGTATAACTCATAGCCAACATTCTGTGTCCTTCTGCTGCATTACATAAATACTTCTGAGTACAGTGTTTCACATCCAGAAGCCACTCTGCAAAACTAtaatgaaacagtatttttgtatttcctaGTCCATCAACAAGAAGTTTGGAGAGGACATCTAACTTGCGTTGAAAATCTTCCAAAGTTAACGACATGTTTTTGGTCCATACTGCGTGGTATAATTCCGTTATGGTCAAAGGTCGGCAGGCTGCAAGAATCACATTCAAAATAGGCTGAACCTTTGCAAACTGTTTTCTTACAAAAAGTCTTTGGCACAGCCAGAGATATAAACCATTTAGAGTTCCTGGGATGTCACGAATTTCtcttaacataataaaattttCTACAACTCCATCTAAAACTCGTTCTAGGTAAAGAAAGCATCCACTGCTTTTAATGTGCAGTTGATTTAACATCTCTGCAGTTTCTTTTGTGAGGTGTTGTCGCAAAGCTTCTTCTTGATCTAAACGATGAAGAATGTACTGCTGAACATCCTTGACAATATATGCCTTCCGAAGGTCATCTAAACTTATTTTTCGAAAACCTAAAGAAGAGATAAAAAAGTAGATGTCATCAGTTGAAAAGGATTATAGAAGTTACCATATCTTCAAAGAGAATGTCTTCAACATATAATAAACaaatcaattaataaattaatactaATAAGCAGAT harbors:
- the ANKRD50 gene encoding ankyrin repeat domain-containing protein 50; the encoded protein is MTNPWEEKVCKMAQTSLLQGKQFYCREWVFHKLQHCLQEKSNCCNSAVNAPSLVMNSGNNASGVSGKGAAWGVLLVGGPGSGKTALCTELLWPSSPTSLQRGLHRQALAFHFCKAQDSDTLCVGGFIRSLVAQICRSGLLQGYEDKLRDPAVQSLLQPGECERNPAEAFKRCVLLPLLGMKPPQQSLYLLVDSVDEGCNITEGEQTSTSLSGTVAALLAGHHEFFPPWLLLLCSARKQSKAVTKMFTGFRKISLDDLRKAYIVKDVQQYILHRLDQEEALRQHLTKETAEMLNQLHIKSSGCFLYLERVLDGVVENFIMLREIRDIPGTLNGLYLWLCQRLFVRKQFAKVQPILNVILAACRPLTITELYHAVWTKNMSLTLEDFQRKLDVLSKLLVDGLGNTKILFHYSFAEWLLDVKHCTQKYLCNAAEGHRMLAMSYTCQAKNLTPLEAQEFALHLINSNLQLETAELALWMIWNGTPVRDSLSTLIPKEQEVLQLLVKAGAHVNSEDDRTSCIVRQALEREDSIRTLLDNGASVNQCDSNGRTLLANAAYSGSLDVVNLLVSRGADLEIEDAHGHTPLTLAARQGHTKVVNCLIGCGANINHTDQDGWTALRSAAWGGHTEVVSALLYAGVKVDCADADSRTALRAAAWGGHEDIVLNLLQHGAEVNKADNEGRTALIAAAYMGHREIVEHLLDHGAEVNHEDVDGRTALSVAALCVPASKGHASVVSLLIDRGAEVDHCDKDGMTPLLVAAYEGHVDVVDLLLEGGADVDHTDNNGRTPLLAAASMGHASVVNTLLFWGAAVDSIDSEGRTVLSIASAQGNVEVVRTLLDRGLDENHRDDAGWTPLHMAAFEGHRLICEALIEQGARTNEIDNDGRIPFILASQEGHYDCVQILLENKSNIDQRGYDGRNALRVAALEGHRDIVELLFSHGADVNCKDADGRPTLYILALENQLTMAEYFLENGANVEASDAEGRTALHVSCWQGHMEMVQVLIAYHADVNAGDNEKRSALQSAAWQGHVKVVQLLIEHGAVVDHTCNQGATALCIAAQEGHIDVVQVLLEHGADPNHADQFGRTAMRVAAKNGHSQIIKLLEKYGASSLNGCSPSPVHTMEQKPLQSVSSKMQSLTIKSNSSGSTGGGDMQPSLRGLPNGPAHAFSSPSESPDSTVDRQKSSLSNNSLKSSKNSSLRTTSSTATAQTVPIDSFHNLSFTEQIQQHSLPRSRSRQSIVSPSSTTQSLGQSHNSPSSEFEWSQVKPSLKSTKANKGGKSENSAKSGSAGKKVKQSNSSQPKVLEYEMTQFDRRGPIAKSGTAAPPKQMPAESQCKIVIPSAQQEIGRSQQQFLIHQQSGEQKKRNGIMTNPNYHLQSNQVFLGRVSVPRTMQDRGHQEVLEGYPSSETELSLKQALKLQIEGSDPSFNYKKETPL